The following coding sequences lie in one Rutidosis leptorrhynchoides isolate AG116_Rl617_1_P2 chromosome 6, CSIRO_AGI_Rlap_v1, whole genome shotgun sequence genomic window:
- the LOC139854587 gene encoding uncharacterized protein, with protein MSCLVLPIPSFDVVIGMNWMSLHKAHIKCDNKIVTFRLNDGTRVVARGERGGFCFPLISMMKEKKSLSKGGESFIAYVIDAKIEKRSVTDILVVSKFPKVFPDELPGLSPVREVEYKIELVLGTNPIAKAPYRPSSLSWGVPVLFVKKKDGTLRMRIDYQELNKRMVKNKYPLPRVDDMFDQL; from the exons atgtcctgtttagtgttgcctatccctagttttgacGTAGTAATAGGGATGAAttggatgagcctacataaggcccacattaagtgtgacaATAAGATTGTGACCTTTCGTTTGAATGATGGAACTcgagttgtggcccgaggggaacgtGGTGGGTTCTGTTTTCcattgatttctatgatgaaggaaaagaagtcactttctaagggTGGTGAGTCTTTTAtagcttatgttattgatgctaagatagagaagagatcTGTTACTGATATTCTGGTGGTTTCAAAATTTCCTAAGGTATTTCCTGATGAGTTACCGGGGTTgtcgccggtaagagaagtagagtataagattgagttggttctgggAACAAATCCAatagctaaggctccttatag ACCGAGTTCTTTGTCGTGGGGTGTgccggtgttgtttgtaaagaagaaagatggtactctGAGAATGCGTATAGATTATCAAGAGTTGAATAAGAGGATGGTTAAGAACAAGTATCCTTTGCCTAGAGTCGATGATATGTTTGACCAGCTTTAA